CCTCGTCACAGGCTCAGTTTAGACGATCTGACACGCCCTTGCCCTGCAAAATCCTAAGATAGACCCCATTGATCCCAAGATCCGGTTTGGTTATGCCAAGGTCCGCTATCGCGGACTGGCCAAGAACCTGAGCCGGATCACTTTGCTGGCCGGCATGGCAAACCTGTTTCGCGCTCGAAGTTACGAGCGCCGCCATGGGATGATTGGGTCTTGAATCTGGGTAAATGCCACCAATGGTGCAGAAATTGGCCAAAACAGGCCAAAAAACAGGGGATCTCGACCCGCTTTTCCGGATTCATGAACGTGGTCGTCCAAAAATGATGTCTGAATCTGAAATCAGGCACGTGAGATCGATTTATTCAGACGTTCCCTAACCCCAATTGTTACTCCAAGAATATAGGCTTGAAATACACTCCTAAAAAACCCTTAACATCGATTATTTCTTTTAGCCTCGTCCCTGTAATCACCGCTGGTGCTTGGGCTTTTCCGCTGCCAAACGACACGTCTGTTCGGTAAAAGCCATTAGGATCTATTGTGCTAGCATCTTTGATAAAACCGGGTGAAGCCCCGGCAATTTCTGCGTAATGCCCACAAAGATTACATTTATTCGCAAAAATAGTTTTTCTGCGGGCGTAATCCAAGGTTACTTTGCGCCGAGGCGAAACCAAAAATAAGTCTTTATCTTTAGACACGCCTACAAAGGAGACCCCATCTGGGTCACTTGTCAGAGCAGTAGAGACAAACTCGCTTGAACATATTGGCCTGTTATCATTGGTAAATGAAAATGGATATATTCTCCCTGTATGAAGATTTTCAGGCGCATAGTTTTCTCCACTAGAAAGAAGCAAGCCGCACTTAGGGCAAAACAAATCAGATGGTGCCCCATCGAGAAATATCCCACCATTATCTGGCCCATAAATAAAATAGCCGACGATCACTTTGGACATGATGCATAATCTGGGTGCTGTCTGAAAAAATCTTCTGCAGCACTTGGAAAAAGGTCATAATACATATCGTAAAATTTACTCAGCGCTCTTAATAGTTGATCACGTGTAAAGTTTTGCCTGATATCGGCCCCACTGTTGTTTGACTGCGGTCTCATATGGTTCCCAAACTCATCTTCCTGCGTTCGCAGAAAATCATTTAACAGTCGATGCAAAAGTACGTGATCCGATCTGGATAAGTCCGTAAGAGGCTGGTTCTGATCACCACCAGCAAAGATAGGGTAAGAGTGATGCCTCTCAATTCTAGAATACTTTGGATCATTCAGAGTATTTCTTAATGCTGGGCCATAATACTCATACATTAATGGATCTTGTTCAATTGGAACGAACGGACTAGAAAACTCCTCCTCTGTTCCTGCCAGGGCTAGGCGGTCAATCCATCCGCCAGGGTTACCATTGGCGTAAAGATAAGTATTATTTCCGCCTGCTAGCCCGATCAGGTCACTGGATTGATACCGCCCCGTATTCGGGTCATAGTACCGATTCCAGTTGTAGAACAACCCGGTCTCGGAGTCGTAGTACTGCCCCGGGTAACGCAGATTGACCTGAATTCCATGGCCTCTGCTGTGATCCCAATCGTGGTCACGATGGCCATGGCGCTCCTGATCAGTTGAAGCCTTCGTACCAAACACATCCTCATTCCAACGCCAAACCACATGCTGCTTGGCATCGGTCGCCAGTCTCGGCGTACCCATGGCATCGGTGTGCAGGTAGTAGAGCCGTGCCGCTCGGTCGTTCTCTCTGCCTTCGTGGTGATGCAGGAAGCCCATCAGTGTAGGCGGTAACCAGTCCTTGTGGATCTTGACCTCGCCTACCGGGGAGTCGATGCGGGCGATCGGGGCGGTGTCGGTCCAGAGGTAGTCGCGCTGACCTTCGTCTCGACCTCTGACGGTTCGCTGACTGATCAGATGGCCGCTGGGGTCGTAGGTGAAGTCGGTGGTACCCGCTTCGGTGACCTTCTGCCGACGCAGGCCACGGTAGTCGTAGCGGTAGCGGGCAATGGTGATACCCCCTTGCTTGACCTCGGTCAGTCGGCCGGCGGCATCGTAGCGGTACTGGTACTTGCCGTCGTCGAGGGTGTTGCCGGCGGCATCAAGGGTCACCGCCTGGTGCCCATCCTGCGTCATACGGTTGCTTTGCGGCGCGTAGCTGTAGGCCTTGGTGGTGCCGTTCGGGCGCAGTTGGGTCAGGCGGTTGCCGTTGTCGTCATAGCTGTAGGCGTTGTGGTACTTGCCCTGCTGTTCGTCGACGAGGCGGTCGAGGGCGTCGTACTGGTAGATCGCCTGGGATTGACCACTCTGCCAGCCGGTGAGGTTGCCGTTGGCATCGTAGGTGTAGCCACGGCTGTGGGCGGCATTGCCGGTCAAGGTCCAGCTGCTGAGTTGGCCCTGGCCGGTGTAGCTGCGTTGGTCGATTAAACCATTGCCGAAGGTTTGGCTGAGGAGTTGACCGTCGGCGCGGTACTGGCGATCGCTGACGATGGGCTGGCTGTGGCCGCTCACCGTGGTACTGATGGCCTGAACCCGACCGATGGCATCCCGCTGGATGCTGGCCTTGCGGCCGTCCGGATAGATGATGCCCACGATGCGGTCACCGGCATCGTATTGGTACCGGACCTGGGTGGTGACCGGTTTGTGATGATCGTTTGCTACGCCGATATGTGTGGCCGTGACGGTATTGCCGTAGGCATCGTAGGCGTACTGCGTGGTACCGGACTGGTCTTGCACGCTGCACAGGCGGCCATTGCCGTAGCTGCAATTCTGCCCTTGATCGTAGGTCAGGCTGATATCGGCGTCGTTGGCAACTGGGCTATTCGCTTTCAGTCTGTGCCAGAGGTTATTGAAGAAACGAGTCTGATCATGATCTCGGTCGTGGTCACCATCCCAGTCCTCACGCTGTCCCGAAGACGTGGTCGCACCGCTGTAGTGGATGGCGGTCAGCCGGTTCAGGGCGTCGTAGCTATAGCTGGCAATCACGCCGCGGGCATCGGTCTTCTGAATCATGTTGCCAGCGGCATCGTAGGCGTAGGTGGTGGTGCCGCGATCCGGCGAGACTTCCTGCAGCAGATCACCGAAGTCGTCGTATTGGTAGCCGGTGGTGGCGCCGATGGGCGTGATTACCTGGCTAACCTGACCATTGGTGTCATAGCTGTAGCTGGTAGAGCCGCCGATGGCGTTGACGGTCTGGATCAGCCGGTTCAGCGGATCGTAGTTGTGGGTGGTCGGCGGGTTGTTGTTGGGGTCGGTTTGCTGGAGCAGATTTCCCACCGCATCGACCACCTGTTTTGTGATCGAGCCGCTGTCGTTGATGCTGGCCAGATGGTTGCGCAGGTCGTAGACCTCGTCGATCTTGCGAATCAGCGTCCCGTCCGGGTCGTAGGTGCTGGTCTGGCTGCGGTTGCCTCGGCTGTCGTAGGCATAGCTGACCTTGTCGCCCAGGTTGTCGGTGATGGCGGTCAACTCATGGGCATCGTCGTAGCCGTAGGTCAGCGTACGGCCATCCGGCAGCGCGACACTACTGAGTTCGTTGAAGGGTGTGTAGCTGAAGGTTGTGACCCGCGCCGCGCCACCACTGATTTGCTGGGTGATCCGGCTGACGCGGCCACGCGGATCGTAGGCGTATTGCGTCACCAGGCCGTTGGGGTCGGTTTTCTGCAGCAGACGGCCGTTGGCATCGAAGGCGTCAAACGTAGTGGTGTGGCCCAGCGCATCGGTGACGGATTTGAGCTGGCCACAGCCGCTGCCGCTCTGGCAGTCGTTGTAGCTTAGTGTGGTGATGTCGTTCACATCCGTGCGCGGGCCATCGATTTTCGTTACTTGACCGGCACTGTTATAGCCAAGGTTCAAGGTACGGCTGATGGCGCTGCAGGAAGGCGTGTCGCCATTCTCGGTGATCTGGATCGGGTTGTGCTGGGCATCGTAGGTGATGACCGTGCGCTGCGTCGCCGTGCTGCACACGCTGGGGCGGTCGATCTCGACCGGCAGAGCCAGACCGTCGCTACCGTACTGGTAGCTGACCGTACGGGCCTGCGGCGTGCCGGCGGCCTGGGTCTCGGACGTCAGGCGGTTCTGATCGTCGTAGGTATAGGTGATGGTATGGCCGTTCTCATCCGTGCTGGAAATCAGATTATTTCGGACATCGAATTGCTGGGTCAGGCCCTTGCCGTCACTTTGCGTGACGCGTGACAGCAGATTCTTGATGCCCAACTGGGACTCGAAGGTCAGCACGTCCTTGCGCCCGGCGGCATCGGTCACGGTCGTCTGGGTATCGGAATCGTAACTGAGATCGAAACGCTGCTGCCCACCGGCCAACGTATTGGTGGCGACCTTGCCGGCGCTGTCGTAGACGAAATTGTCGAAGGAGCTGACTACGCCGTTGGTGTCGACGAAGGCAACACCGGTCAGGGCATGCGGGAAACTGCTGTCGCCGTAGCTGTATTGCTTGGCGGTGCCGTCGGGGTAGCTGACCTGAGTGAGGTTGCCGGCGGCATCGTAACCGTAGCGGGTAACTTGCCCGGCCGGGTCGGTCAGGCTGGCCAGACGGCCACTGCCGTCGTAGGTGAAGCTGAGCGTGTGGCCGAACGGGCCGGTCACACTGGCGATATGGTTGCTGGCGTCGTAGGTGAAAGTCGTCGTTTGCCCGGCACGATCCGTTTCGCTCTGCAGATGACCACTCAGATCATAACGCTCGCTGGAACCATCCTGGCGCTGCACGGTATAGCCGGTGGCGTCTTGCGTCAGGGTCAGCTTGGAATCGGGATCGCCTTGCCAGACGCCGTTGGTCTGCGTGAAGGGCAGCCCCTTGCCGTCGGACTGATAGGCCGTGAGCGTACTGCCACTGATCTCAAGATGCTTGCCGACATTGGAAACCCAGCCGTAGCCCAAGCCGTGATCATTGGTATCCAGGCTGTTGTAGGCGCGGGTGAAGGATAACGTACCCGAGGGGCCTTGGTAATCGGTATCGTACTGGAACTCGTTGCCGGTGCCCGCGTCGCAGGGCTCACCGATTTGCTTTCCGGCTGAACCGTTAGAGCCAGAACAGCCTAGTTGTTTGGGTTTTGTGGGCGTAGCTAAACTACAGTTCAAATTTCCTGCATTTATGATTTGCTCAGGAAGGGGTGATTCCACACCAGAAGGTGACCTTATCCAATAAACCGAACAGGTCAATCCACCACTAGCTGTGGTTTGAACTTTTGATGGCCATGGATAGAAACCACACCAGTAATGGTTGCCATTCCGAGCCACACAGTCTGTTTCCAGTTTCTTATAGTACGCACCCTTTTGATTACAAAAAGTTTTAAAATCATTTGACTGCGCGGCCGTACACTGTGGGTACGCGAACACTGGACTCGTGAATGCAACAAGCACAAGCCCTCCCCAAAGGGCTAAATTCCATTTCATTGGGTTATCCCTGCCTGTTACAAAATTGATCATTGGTTTAAAAATTGGCACACCGTCTCTCCTTGTGTATTGCCACCCAGGTTCCTACCGGAATCCGCGGGGAAAGCTTCCTTATTCAATTTGTTGGCAAAGTTGCCATAGCCACGCGCTTTTGCATGCCCGCCAAGGCCGACATGCGGCATTGGCGGGCATGCACGCACGCGCCCTTGGCGCCAATGCTGCCTAGCCGTTGGCGCGGGCAAGTGAACCGTCTTGAAATGGGTGGGTGATGCTGATGATGGAATACGCGGCTTGAGCCTCGGCTCCGGGCCTACTCTTTGGCCTGCTCCGTGATCCGCTCCTGGCCATCCTTGGTTTTTCTTCATCGCATTGTCCTGTGCGGGAACATGAAATCAATAATCGCTAGGGTAGCTACTATTTATGACACGCACAATACAATTTTGCCTCGGTTCAGCACAGCAAATCCCCCCACGAAAAAGCCCCGCCTCACGACAGGGCTTTTCAATGAATCAACGGGTTAATTCGTCGAAATCAACTTATCGGTACATACGACGAGCACCACCCCGACTGAGACACAGCCGCCAGCGCCCTGGCTGATCGCCCGCAATCAAAAATGCCGAAGCCACCACAGCCGCAACCGGATCCCCCAGCTGCTGGTGATACCGGTTTCCGCCATGGCGATATGGCCGTCGGGCGCAATGAAGAACAGGGTCGGCGTGACGCTGACGCCGAATTTCCGGGCAATCGTGCCCTCAGGATCATTGACGACCGTCAGTTGATCCAATCCTTTCTCCACCAGATATTTACGCACCGCATCGGCATCGCCGGACTGCATCGCCACCGTGATGATCCGGTGCGTTTTCGACAGGTCGTTCAGCCAGGGTAGCTCCACGTGGCACACCGGGCACCAGGTGGCCCAGAACACCAGGGCCGTGGGCTTTCCGGGCAATCCGATGGTGGTCGTACCGCCCGAGAGGGTGGGTGCCGTAATCAACGGCAACGCGCCATGCGCCAGGGATTCCGGCACGTTGGGCGCCATGTACGCGCGGACGGCCAGGAAAATCCCGACGAACAGCGCGATCTCGATCAACCACACCAGCCAGCGACGGCGTTTTTGGGCAGGCCGTGACGGTGGCGTCGGAGGCGGGGTTTCGGAAGCGGGAGGCGTTTGAGTCATCAGGCAATCATCGCAGGTCGAACCATTGTGGTCAGTCTATCCCATAGGCGGGTGGGGTACACTGGACGGCAGTGCCGCCCGTATGAGCGCATCGAAGATCCGTCTTCGATAGCACGGGGGCCAAAAAATTACGGTACTCGATCATAGAACAGGATGTGAGACACATACACCATGCGGATTCTGATCGGCATAGCGGGCGGCATCGCCGCCTATAAAACCATCACGCTGGTTCGACGCTTGGTCGAAGCCGGTGCCGAGGTGCGCGTCGTGATGACCGAGGCGGCGGCACAATTCGTCACCCCGCTGAGCCTGCAGGCGGTATCCGGCCATCCGGTGCGCATGCAGCTGTTCGATGCCGAGGCCGAGGCGGGCATGGATCACATCGCACTCGCGCGCTGGACCGATCAGGTGGTGATCGCCCCGGCATCCGCCGACCTGATCGCCCGTTTGGCCCAGGGCATGGCGAACGATCTGCTGACCACGCTCGTCCTCGCCACGACGGCCCCCGTGACCCTGGCACCCGCCATGAACCGGCAGATGTGGGCGCACCCCGCCGTGCAGGCGAATGTGCGGACGCTCCTGAGCCGGGGCGTCCGGCTGATCGGCCCCGCTTCCGGCGCTCAGGCCTGCGGCGAGGTGGGCGCCGGGCGGATGGTCGAACCGGAGGACATCGCCCGGCAGGTGCTTGAAACGACACCCGCAAGTCCGGTCGATTGGCGCGGCAAGCGCGTCGTGATCACGGCGGGCGGCACCCGTGAGCCCATCGATCCGGTACGCTTCATCGCGAATCGCTCCTCAGGCCGGATGGGCTTTGCCCTGGCCGCCGCCGCCGCAGCCTGCGGTGCGGACGTCCGGCTGATCTGCGGCCCGAACGCACTCGATACGCCACCCGGCGTCACGCGGATCGATGTGGAAACGGCCCTGCAGATGGCCGAGGCCGTCTCTGCCATCGAATCGATGGACGTCTTCATCGGTGCGGCAGCGGTCGCGGACTATCGCGTGGCCGAAATCGCCCCGCAGAAGATGAAGAAGGACCCCGCGCAACCGGGACTGACCCTGCATCTGGTGCCCAATCCCGATATCATTGCCACCGTCGCGCGGCGGGCCAACCGGCCCTTCGTGGTCGGCTTCGCCGCCGAAACCGAACAGCTGCTCCGTCATGCCGCCGAGAAGCGCATCGCCAAGGGCATGGATCTGATCTGCGCCAACGAAGTGGGCGACGGACGCGCGTTCGATCAGCCCGACAATGCCCTGACCCTGATCTGGTCCGACGGCAGCCAGCAGCTGCCCCTGGCTCCGAAAGCAACGCTGGCGACGGAAATCGTGGCGATAATCGATGAATTGATGCGACGCACCGAATAACCACTCCCAAATCATCAAGAGACCCGACATGCACCATATCGAAGTGAAATGGCTGGACCCCCGACTGGGCGACACCATTCCCCGCCCGGACTATGCGACCGAAGGCTCCGCCGGACTGGATTTGCGGGCCTGCCTCGCCGAGCCGCTGGTACTGGCGCCCGGTCAGACGGAGCTCATCCCGACGGGCATGGCGCTGCATCTGGCCGATCCCGGTCTGGCCGCCGTGATCCTGCCCCGCTCGGGACTTGGCCACAAGCATGGCATCGTGCTGGGCAACCTCGTGGGCCTCATCGATTCGGATTACCAGGGCCAGTTGTTCGTCTCCGTCTGGAATCGCGGCAGCACCCCGTTTACCATCGAGATCGGCGAACGGATCGCCCAGCTGGTCGTGGTGCCCGTCGTTCAGGTCGCCTTCGAAACGGTCGAGGAATTCACCCCCAGCCATCGCGGCACCGGCGGCTTCGGCCACACGGGACGCAGCTAGTATTCACATCCACGCATTTGAGGAAATCGCCATGGCGCGCCATGACCCGGCCGTAACCGCAGACGTATTGATGGAGGCGCTCCCGTACATCCAGCGCCTGTTCGACAAGACCATCGTGATCAAGTACGGCGGCAACGCCATGATCGACGAATCGCTGCAGGATGCCTTCGCCCGCGACATCGTCCTGCTCAAGCAGGTCGGCCTGAACCCCGTGGTCGTCCACGGCGGCGGCCCGCAGATCAACCAGGTGTTGGAAAAGATCGGCAAGCAGGGCGAGTTCGTCCAGGGCATGCGCGTCACCGATCGCGAAACCATGGATGTAGTGCAGATGGTGCTGGGCGGCCTCGTGAACAAGGACATCGTCGCGCTCATCAACCGCCATGGCGGCCGCGCGGTGGGCCTGACCGGCCGCGATGCCGGCCTCGTGCGGGCGCGCAAGCTCACCCTGAGCCGGAAGACGCCCGAAATGCAGGTGCCCGAAATCATCGACATCGGCCATGTGGGCGAGGTGGCCTCCATCGATCCGTCGATTCTCAACGTACTGGAAAACAAGGACTTCATTCCGGTCGTCGCACCGATCGGCGTGGGCGACGACGGCGAGGCCTACAACATCAACGCCGACGTGGTCGCCAGCAAGATCGCCCAGGTGCTGGGCGCGGAAAAACTGTTGCTGCTGACCAATACGGCCGGGGTTCTGGACAAGGAAGGCAAGCTGCTGACGGGGTTGTCGGCGCGGGACGTGGAAGGCCTGATCGCCGACGGCACGATCTACGGCGGCATGCTGCCCAAGATCGATTTTGCCCTGGATGCCGTTCGGGGTGGCGTCAAGACGGTTCAGATCATCGACGGGCGCGTCCCCCACGCAGTCCTGCTGGAGCTGCTGACCGACCGCGGCGTCGGCACCCTGATCCGGGGCTGATATCCGACACGGACCATACCGGACATCGCTGGTCCGGCTTAGCGATCCGACCCAGCCTTCCGCGCGCCCTTCAACTCATCGAACCGCTTGAGGTCGTGGTCGAATTGTCTTGTGACATCCTCGCGCACGCCGTATAGCTCTGCCAGATTTTTGCGCAGCTGGACGATGTCGCGGTTGGCCGAGGCAACCTCCGACGGTTGATCGGACCGCGCCCGGACATCCGCCCGCTTCAGGGCATCTTCCACTTGCTTGATTTGGGCATTGACCTCTGCAAGGCGCTGGCTCCGAGCACGTTCGATATCTGCCCGGCTGGCATATAACTGAAGCAGGACCCGATCCTTCTGCGCCTGTTCCTCGGCCGCCTTGGCCGCCTCTTCGCGCTTCCGTTCCTCGGCCGCGGCGGCTGCGAGTTCCTCGGGCGTCTTGGCCCGATCGATATGCCGGATCACCGCCCCGGTTGCGGGATTGATGATGTCGTAGCCATGTGCCGCCTGACCGGAAGGCATGTTGTCGCCATAATGCAGACGACCGTCCGGTGTGGTCCAACGATAGAGTTCCGCCTCAGCCACGAGGGGGCTTAAAATCAGCCCCATCAACCCGGCCAGCAGGGCGGCACACCGCAGGCACTTGGAGGTTGCGAAGGTTTTTTGCACTGAAGACATATCCTTACCCGCCGACAATCCCTAACTGTTTGGCGCCTATCATCGCGTGGCGCGTTCGTCCTGACAAGTCGCGTTCTTGACGCCACGAACGGACGGCCACTAGAGTAACATTCAATAAACCACTAGAATGTTTTCACCCGCTCTCGAACAGCCTGCAACCCATCCCCGGATCACCCATGCACTTATCTCGTACAACCTGCCGCCTGACGGCGAGGGCTCCCCTTCTCCGGCTTGCCGTGTCAGAATTCGCGTCACCGAGCGCATCCTCTGGAACGCCCTGTCCAACAGCGGGTCTCACAACCGCCGACCGGCCCATGCCGCGCGCCACCCTTCAGTACGGAGTCCATTCATGAGTCACGGATTCAGCGCCCTGCGCACCCATCTGGCGCAATTCATCGTGGGACAGTCCGCCCTGGTCGACCGCCTGCTGATCGGGTTGCTGACGGGGGGGCATCTTCTGGTGGAAGGCCTGCCCGGCCTGGCCAAGACCACGGCGGTCAAGGCATTGGCCGAAGGCGTACACGCCCGCTTCAAGCGCATCCAGTTCACCCCCGACCTGCTGCCGACCGATCTGCTGGGCAACGAGATCTACCATCCGGAAACCCGTACGTTCTCGTTCCAGCCGGGGCCGCTGTTCAATGAAATCATCCTGGCCGACGAGATCAACCGGGCGCCGGCCAAGGTTCAGTCCGCCCTGCTCGAAGCCATGGCCGAGCGTCAGGTCACCGTGGCGGGGGAAAGCCGACCGCTGCCGGAATTGTTCCTCGTGATGGCCACCCAGAACCCGTTGGAACAATCCGGCACCTATCCGCTGCCGGAAGCCCAGCTGGACCGGTTCATGCTGCACGTGGCGCTCGATTACCCGAGCCGGCAGGACGAATACGACATTCTGGCCCGGACGCTCTCGGGCACCTTGGGCGGCAAGGCCGTATCCGAAAGCCAACTGACCGTCCCGCAGGTGCTCGCCGCCCGGAAGAGCGTGCAATCGGTCCATTGCGATCCCGCCCTACAACGCTGGGTGGTCGACGTGGTCGCCAGCACCCGCCAACCCGAAGCGGCCGCATCGGGTCTTTCCGGACTCGCCGGCATGGTGCTCGTCGGTGCTTCCCCCCGGGGTGCCCTGGCCTGGGTACAGGCGGCGCGCGCCCTGGCCTGGCTCGACGAACGGGATTTCATCAGTCCGGACGATCTGCTGACCCTGGCCGGCGACGCCCTGCGCCATCGGATCATCATGAGTCCGAAGGCTCTGGTCGCCGGCGTGACGCGCGACCACGTCATCCAGCAGATCTGCACCCACCTGCCGCCGCCCTGATTCCGGAAGCTCGCGTGGGACGCCTCACCGCCTTGCTGCGCCGCTCGTCCTCCGGACGGCGGACGCACGCGCCTAACCCCGCCGATATCGACCGGTTCATGCCGGCAGCGGACGCCATTGGCTCCGCCTGGCAACTGGGGGCACAGATCGGCCCCCTGATGGAGGAAAGCGCACCGACTGCGACCCTGCTTTCCGGCGACCAGCTCGCACGCCGCCTGGGTCAGGGTCTCGATTTCGAGCAGTTGCGCGTCTATCAGCCCGGCGAACCGTCAAGCCTGATCGACTGGCGCATATCGGCCCGTGCCCATGAACCGATGGTCCGCGTCTACCGCGAACCCGCGCAGCGCCAGTGCCATCTCATCATCGACACCAGCGCCAGCATGCACTTCGGCACCCGGCAGCAACTCAAGATCACCCAGGCCATCACGGTCGCCCACCTGCTTGCCGCCGCCGCCCTGCGCCAGGCCATGTCGGTGGCCCTGCACACCCCGGCCCTGCCGCAACGGCCCTCGGACGCACCCAGCACCGGACGGACGGCCCTCATGCACCGTCTGTCGACCCTAGCCGAATGGGCCGCCATCGGCGAGGCCAACCGGGAAACGGACGGCGACTGGGCCGGCTTTCGTCAACGGCTGTTGCGCTGCCTGCCCGACGGGCAGGTGATCGTCGTCATCAGCGACTTCCTCACCGAACCGGGCAACGAGCACGGCCCGCTGGTCTGGCTGCCGCTGGCCCAGCATCACCGCGTGCTGTTCGTCCAGATCGCGGACCCGGTCGAACGCGCGCTGCCGGATGTCGGATCGGTGGTCTTCGCCGGTAACCCGCCCCGCCGTATCGACACCCATCGGTCCGCCGAGCGCGAACGTCTGGCGCGCCTGTTCGAGGAACGGCGGATCACGCTCGAGGACACGGCCCGCGCTCTGGGCGGCTGGCATGCCCTGCTGTTCACCGATCAGGCCGTGCCCGATCTCGCCCGGCAGATCGCCGGGGCACAACGGGGGCAGGCCGTCACCGAGCCGGTCGCGAGCGACCGGAACGATCGGAATCGGACCAGCCCATGAGCACCGCATCATGAATCTGCCGCCGCTTCAGCATCCGCCCGGTCAGATACCGTCCACGGCCCCTCAGGGGCTGGTGGACATTCTGTGGCCGGAACCGGCGTCGATCACGCAACACCTCGGGGCGATCCTGACGCAACAGGGCCGGGATCACGGGGTTTGGTGGCTGGCCGCATCGGTACTGCTCATCCTGGCAGGGCTGCTGGTCTTCCGTGTCTGGCAGGACCGCCACGGCATCATCCTGCGTTGGCGCCTGCAGCGACTGCGTCGCCTGCTCGACCGGCCGCAAGCCAACAGGTACACGCCGGCACAGCTATCCGCCGCCGCGATGTGGGCGCTGGCCCGGTACTTCGGCATGCGGCCGGCCCTGCAACGCCCCCTTCTGCCCACGCACTGGCAACCGCTGGTCCGTCAGCTCGATGCCTTGCGTTTCGGCCCCGATTCGGCCGATGGCGCGGCGCTCCAGGGACTCCTGTGCACCATGCAGACCCTGAGTCGGCTACGCCGCCCGGAGGCATCATGCTGACGTTCGCCGCCCCGCTCTGGCTCCTCGCGCTGCTGCCGCTCCCCTGGGTCTGGCGCCAGATTCATCGTCGTTACGCCGCCCTGCCGGTCTCGCTGATGCTGCGCCACCCTGTGCTCGAACGGGAATCGGCACCGGAACAGCTGCCGCGTTCCGGCCGATGGGTACCCCTGCTCTGGACGCTGGCCCTGGCGGCACTGATCGGCGCGCTGAGCGGGCCGCAATGGCTTGGGGCCTGGATCAAACCACCGCCGCCCAGTCGCTCGATCCTGCTCCTGGTGGACGCCAGCCCCAGCATGAGCGCCAAGGACTTCCCCACCGGCGACGGACACTTCATCGCCCGGATGCAGGCCATGAAACAGGGGTTGATGCGCTTCATCAACGCGCGACCCCAGGATCGCTTCTCCCTGATCGTGGTCACGGACTCGGCGGGCAAACTCCTGCCGATGACGGGCGATCATCGCGCCCTCGCGTTCTGGATCCGGCAGTTGCGGGCCGGCGTCAACGGCAGCGCGACCGCGCTGGGGGATGGCCTGGCCCTGGCGATCCGCGACATGACGGCCCGCAGTCACGCCGGCCAGCAACCGCCGCTGCTGATCGTCTGGACCGACGGCTTCAGTACCGGCGGCATCATGACCCCGGCCGAAGCCCTGGCGCTGGCCCGCGCCAACAAGATCCACATCTATACCGTCAATCTGGCGCCCGCCGGCAGCGCACCGGACGAGGGGCAACCGACCCTGGCCGAACTGGCCGATCTGAGTGGCGGGCGCCCCATTCTCGCGGGCGATCTTGCCGCCATGAACC
The Halothiobacillus diazotrophicus DNA segment above includes these coding regions:
- a CDS encoding RHS repeat-associated core domain-containing protein, giving the protein MNCSLATPTKPKQLGCSGSNGSAGKQIGEPCDAGTGNEFQYDTDYQGPSGTLSFTRAYNSLDTNDHGLGYGWVSNVGKHLEISGSTLTAYQSDGKGLPFTQTNGVWQGDPDSKLTLTQDATGYTVQRQDGSSERYDLSGHLQSETDRAGQTTTFTYDASNHIASVTGPFGHTLSFTYDGSGRLASLTDPAGQVTRYGYDAAGNLTQVSYPDGTAKQYSYGDSSFPHALTGVAFVDTNGVVSSFDNFVYDSAGKVATNTLAGGQQRFDLSYDSDTQTTVTDAAGRKDVLTFESQLGIKNLLSRVTQSDGKGLTQQFDVRNNLISSTDENGHTITYTYDDQNRLTSETQAAGTPQARTVSYQYGSDGLALPVEIDRPSVCSTATQRTVITYDAQHNPIQITENGDTPSCSAISRTLNLGYNSAGQVTKIDGPRTDVNDITTLSYNDCQSGSGCGQLKSVTDALGHTTTFDAFDANGRLLQKTDPNGLVTQYAYDPRGRVSRITQQISGGAARVTTFSYTPFNELSSVALPDGRTLTYGYDDAHELTAITDNLGDKVSYAYDSRGNRSQTSTYDPDGTLIRKIDEVYDLRNHLASINDSGSITKQVVDAVGNLLQQTDPNNNPPTTHNYDPLNRLIQTVNAIGGSTSYSYDTNGQVSQVITPIGATTGYQYDDFGDLLQEVSPDRGTTTYAYDAAGNMIQKTDARGVIASYSYDALNRLTAIHYSGATTSSGQREDWDGDHDRDHDQTRFFNNLWHRLKANSPVANDADISLTYDQGQNCSYGNGRLCSVQDQSGTTQYAYDAYGNTVTATHIGVANDHHKPVTTQVRYQYDAGDRIVGIIYPDGRKASIQRDAIGRVQAISTTVSGHSQPIVSDRQYRADGQLLSQTFGNGLIDQRSYTGQGQLSSWTLTGNAAHSRGYTYDANGNLTGWQSGQSQAIYQYDALDRLVDEQQGKYHNAYSYDDNGNRLTQLRPNGTTKAYSYAPQSNRMTQDGHQAVTLDAAGNTLDDGKYQYRYDAAGRLTEVKQGGITIARYRYDYRGLRRQKVTEAGTTDFTYDPSGHLISQRTVRGRDEGQRDYLWTDTAPIARIDSPVGEVKIHKDWLPPTLMGFLHHHEGRENDRAARLYYLHTDAMGTPRLATDAKQHVVWRWNEDVFGTKASTDQERHGHRDHDWDHSRGHGIQVNLRYPGQYYDSETGLFYNWNRYYDPNTGRYQSSDLIGLAGGNNTYLYANGNPGGWIDRLALAGTEEEFSSPFVPIEQDPLMYEYYGPALRNTLNDPKYSRIERHHSYPIFAGGDQNQPLTDLSRSDHVLLHRLLNDFLRTQEDEFGNHMRPQSNNSGADIRQNFTRDQLLRALSKFYDMYYDLFPSAAEDFFRQHPDYASCPK
- a CDS encoding protein disulfide oxidoreductase, which produces MTQTPPASETPPPTPPSRPAQKRRRWLVWLIEIALFVGIFLAVRAYMAPNVPESLAHGALPLITAPTLSGGTTTIGLPGKPTALVFWATWCPVCHVELPWLNDLSKTHRIITVAMQSGDADAVRKYLVEKGLDQLTVVNDPEGTIARKFGVSVTPTLFFIAPDGHIAMAETGITSSWGIRLRLWWLRHF
- the coaBC gene encoding bifunctional phosphopantothenoylcysteine decarboxylase/phosphopantothenate--cysteine ligase CoaBC; translation: MRILIGIAGGIAAYKTITLVRRLVEAGAEVRVVMTEAAAQFVTPLSLQAVSGHPVRMQLFDAEAEAGMDHIALARWTDQVVIAPASADLIARLAQGMANDLLTTLVLATTAPVTLAPAMNRQMWAHPAVQANVRTLLSRGVRLIGPASGAQACGEVGAGRMVEPEDIARQVLETTPASPVDWRGKRVVITAGGTREPIDPVRFIANRSSGRMGFALAAAAAACGADVRLICGPNALDTPPGVTRIDVETALQMAEAVSAIESMDVFIGAAAVADYRVAEIAPQKMKKDPAQPGLTLHLVPNPDIIATVARRANRPFVVGFAAETEQLLRHAAEKRIAKGMDLICANEVGDGRAFDQPDNALTLIWSDGSQQLPLAPKATLATEIVAIIDELMRRTE
- the dut gene encoding dUTP diphosphatase, whose product is MHHIEVKWLDPRLGDTIPRPDYATEGSAGLDLRACLAEPLVLAPGQTELIPTGMALHLADPGLAAVILPRSGLGHKHGIVLGNLVGLIDSDYQGQLFVSVWNRGSTPFTIEIGERIAQLVVVPVVQVAFETVEEFTPSHRGTGGFGHTGRS